GCGGCACACACAATGGGGAGGTGCAGCGGTTTCTCGCAAGGGGGCGATGCAGACAAGGGAAGACGAGAAGCATTCAGCCGGTTGGGTAAAGACCACAAGAGAAAGTTGGGGAGAAAAAGGAGAGTTCACCATGCGTAAATTTTGGATGACCGCCGTGATGATGACCGTTGCCGCCGCCGGAGCCCAGACAATTGGTGTAACCACGGACTCCGGTCCAGACGCAGTCTCTAAGGGTGCGAAGACTGCAAGTGTTACCCAAACGGTCAACCTCAAGCTACCCGAAGCCACGGCGCTCCATCTGGACGCCACGACACTGACCTTCGACATCAGCCAGATTGGCAACCAGGACGGCACCTGGTACTGCGCTTATGGTGTCGGCAACGGTCAGGATCAGTCGTCGCAGCTGGGAGCCGACTTCTGGAACCAGACCCAGGTTTATCCTCTGGGAACCAATTACAGCCTTGGGAACGAATGGGGCAAAATCACCGTCAATGCCGGTCAAAAGGTCACGCAATATCCGCCCATCGTCGTTCCGGCCAACGGCGAAGTCGACAATGCCAGCAAGGCCTACTTCGTGTGTTACCGGGCCTTTATCATTCAGAAGTTCTCCAACGTGGGTAACTTCAAGCTTAGCGTGAGCCGCGATAACCCCACCAATGGCATGGGTCGGCAGATGATGTACATCCAGGACAACCCCTGCAGCACATTTGGCGGGGCAACCGGGCTTTACAAACTCGATCCCGGCGCCGCCCGCGAACTGATTCCTCAGCGCATGACCAGTGGCACCACGGGCGCGCGCGCAGCAGGCACCACGGGCAAAACGCAGGCAGACCTGGGCGGCGGCACCAACGTCTGCCGCAAGTACACCAGCTGGCTCGATGACCTCGTCGTGATTGCCGTGGTGGTGGACGGCGACAAGGCGGGCGACAACAACGCCACGCTGACCTATACACTGGAATCCAGCGCCACGCCCTTCGTGATCGCCGACTCTGACGCCAAGAACTGAGTGACGAGGAGCAGCGCCAGTTCGCCCTGGCGCTGCTCCACTTTTCCGGTGCGGCTGGCCTCGGGGCCGAGCCCCTTCCAAACTCTCACCTGACCGGAGGCTCCATGCGTCCCTTTGCTCGATTGCTTGCCCTGCTGTTTACTCTTTTCTCCGTCACGGCTGCCGCACAGGCCACGGTTGGCGTTGACCCAGTGGCCCGGCTGTACACCGCCGCGCCGGGCCAAACCATCACGCAGGTGCTAAGTATCTACAACCCGAATCCCAACAAGCAGAAGCTGCGGGTGGTCGCTTACTTGACCGATATGAATATCAGCGAGACCGGCGAAACCGAGTTTCCCCCAGCGGGCACCGTCAAAGAGAGCAGCGCTTCATGGATCACATTTACGCCAGCCGAGATCGAGCTAGGCGGTGAGGAATCCAAACAGGTCCGTTACACCATTCAGGTTCCGGCCGACGCCACGCCGGGTACGCACTGGGCAATGCTGATGTTCGAGGGCCAGGAACCGGCCGCGATCCCTGGCAAGACCCTGGCCTCCTTCCGGCTACGGGTGGCCCATACCATATACGTCAACGTTCAGCCGACCAAGGCTGAGGGCAGCATCACGGGTATTTTTGACGCTCTTCCACAAACTGAGACAGGTCCTTACCAAATTGCAGTGCAGTACTCCAATTCCGGCAATGTCGTCACCGGGGTGCAGGGCCGCGTGGAATTACGCGACGCAAGTGGCAACCTGGCCGCTACCCTGCCGCTCGACCTGATCGTGGCGCTGCCCAACCGCAGCGTCCTGCTCAAGAGTTCCTGGGTTGGGCCGGTGCCCAAGGGCCAGTACAGCGCGCTGGTGGTCTTGAACAATGGCGACAAGGGCAAGGACATCCTAGGTGAGCATGTGGTCAACCTCCCCTTTGACCTCAAACTTCCAGCCGCTACCGCAGGGGCCACGCCCAGCGGCACCGCTCCGGCCACCACGCCTCCATCAAACCCGGCGGGCAAACCATGAGACGCAGGTTGCTGCTCAGCACGTTGTTGCTGGGCACCCTTTGCAGCGGCCACGCTGGAGCGCAGACCCTGCCTCCGCTGCCCGGCGTGCCCGTGCCCGGTGCACCTCTACCGGGCACGGGCACGCCAGAGGCGCCGATACAGACCGACGCCACCGTGCGTCCCTTGATTCCTGATGTGATCTCGCTTCGCCGTCCCAATACGGCTGTGGTCTTTGACATCAATGCGGGCAACTACCCGCCCGCGACGTTTCCAGCCCGTTACTTGTCCCCGGCCCAGGCTTTCAGCGTCTTCAGCAATGCCGCTAAACCGTGGACCGTGCAGATGGAGGTCCATGCTCAGCCTGACATCCAGGGGCGGGCGCTACCCAACAAGCAGATGCACTACCGCATTAACGGCGGGCCATGGCTAGACGTGACTGGCGCACCCCAGGTGGTGTTCAGTCATATCGGGCCGTCCGGCGGCTGGCTACCGCTGAATATTGAGTTCGCGCTGGACCTGACTGGCGCGGAGGCTGGAGGCAACTACCTATTCGACGTAGCCTTCACGGCGCTGGTGCTGCCCTGACAATCATCGTCCGCTGAATGATCAAGTGGCGAGTGCAATCAACCTTGGCATTTGACATGCAACAGCGGCCGTGGCACATCTTAAGACTGATTCAGCCCCACTTTCACTTCAGAAGGAGTGCCCTGCATGTCCCGCCGCCTCACTCTGCTTGCCCTGTTGCTGCTCATGCCGCCTGCCCTGCCATCGCTGAGCGCTGCGGCACAGGGCAGTGGACCAAGCGTGACGGCCCCTGCGCCCCGCGAGGGGACACCGGGCGGCTACGTGACGCTCACCTTTCAAGCCCAGGGCCAGGGCGACTACGAGTTCACAGTAGACAGCCCGCCTGAATGGGCTCCAGTCACGCGTACACGGAACGTGAAATTAAATGGCCAGACCCTGATCCCCGTGACTTTCCAGGTTCCGGCGCTAGCCCCCGCAGGTGAGTCCCCCCCGTTGGTGTTACGGGTCTTACAAGGTGGCACGGAAGTCGCCCGCGCCCAGACCCAGGTGCGTGTGCTGCCACGCGCGCGCGTGGCTCTTCGGAGCCCGGCGAACCTAAGCGGCACCCCGGGGCAGACCCTGAGCGTGCCGCTGGAGGTCACCAACCTGGGCAACCAGCCAGATACCATCCGGCTGACGATCACCAACGCCGACCGCCAGCCACAATTGGACACCAGCGAGGTGACGCTGAAGCCTGGCGAGTCCCGGACCGTCAACGCCACCCTGAAGCTCGACCGGGTTTCAGAGGGTTACCTGTACATCCTGTTTTTTGAGGCGACGTCGGCCAACAATCCAGAGATCAGCGCCCGCGCACGCACCAACAGTGTGTTCACCACGGTGGCCGGACGCAGCGGAACCGCCGTCCAGGGTCCGCGCCTGACCTTCAGCGTCCGGGCCGCCGTGGAAGCCGGCGTGGACTGGTCTCCGGGAGGCCGCAGCACGTCGATCCGTTACAGCCTGCAGCCCACTGTCGGCGGCCAGCTCTCTGATTACGTGAAAGGCAGTCTGGGGATTTCCGGACTGGACGGCAGCCTGACCCGACCGCTGCCGGACAATCCCACGTTTGGAGTGCAACTCGACGGTGGGCGCTGGACCGCTGAACTGGAGGGAGGAAGAGACGGCTTCGGAGTGCGCGGAACGCTGGACACGGGGCCCTGGAAGCTTCGGTCACGGGCCCGCTACAGCCGGCTGGTGGCCGGGCAGGTCTACAACGCCGGGGTGGGGGCCAGTACCCAGGTGGCGGGCGGCCCGCTGGATGTGGAAGTTACAACCACCGTGGTCCGCCAGGATGGGGAGACGCAGCGCACCGACACGCTGGGGGTCCGCTACGGCCGCCGCCTGAGTCCCAACCTGGATCTGAGTGTGGGATTGGCGGGGGTAGGCTTCAGCGCGGCTGGGCGTTACCAGGGTGATCTGTTTGTGACTGAGGAACTGAGTTACGTCACCAATATTTTCGACGTGACGCAAACTTACAGCGGCAGCCTGTCCGGCCTCCATACCCTTGGCGTCTCGGGGGGATTGAGTGGCATCCAGCCGTTCGGGGTCCGGGCGGCGGCTTCCTTGCAACGGCAACCGGGTGGGCTGACGTGGTCGGCTTCCGGACTGGGGCTGTACAGCGGTCCAGCAGGCTTCGGGGCCAGCGTGTCGGGCCGCGTGCAGGGAGGAACAGTGCCCACCGCCCGCGCGCAGTGGCAGGCCACGGCGGGAATCACGTCCCCCTCACTGCGGCTTCTAGGGGCAGCGATATCAGGCTCGGCGCAGTACCTGATAGCCAGCGACGACGACACACCCGGCGAGCTGGCCCATACGGTTCAGGTCAATGCCTCGCTCAGTACCGCCGCCCTGGATGCCAACGCCCTGGCCAGCTGGTCTCGCAATCCAGTCCCAGCTGGCGGCAGCCAGGACAAGGTCTACCTGGGCCTGACCGGTGCGTACGCGTGGAAGAGCAACACCTTTGCGGCGCTATACAGCTTCGAGCGCCGCAGCGGCACGGTGCCGGGCACCCCCGCAGGCAGCCCGCAGGATCCCAGCACCACCCAGACCCTGGGACTGAGCTGGGAACGGTCCTGGACCGACCGCATCAACACCCGTCTGGATTTCAACCATGCCGAGATCTGGACCGGAAGCGAGCGGCGCAGGCCAGATCAGGCCGCACTGACCATTGGGATCCGGGATGTGGGCCTGCCGGGCGTCAACGTGAGTACCGGCTACCGGGTGATTGCCCCTAGCGGCCTGCTGGCCGGTTCCCTAACTCAGGGCGTGCGGGTGGGCGTGTCGTACGACCTGACCAGGGTGATCGCTACCCCGGACTTCCTGGTCAACACCTTTGGGGGGCGCAGGGGCGGTGAGGTCCGTGGAGTGCTGTACCGGGACACCAACTTGAACGGCAAGCAGGACGACGGTGAGGCGGGGCTGCCCGGCGTAACTGTCCGGGTGGGCAACGCCAGCGCTGTGTCCGACGCGCAGGGGCGGTACAGTGTCCGCGCGCCAGTAGGAAGCTTTCCGCTGGCCTTCCCCTCAGGGCTGCCCGCCACCGTGGAAGCGCTCGACACTCCGAACGTGACGGTGACCGAGAACGGCCGCTCCGAGCAGAACGTCGCCTTCGCACCGGTGGGCAATTTGGAAGTTCTGGTCTTTGAGGACACCAACCGCAATGGCAGCCCCGATCCCGGCGAGCAGCCCATTCCGTACGCAGGTATATCCCTTTCGGGTCCAGCGGTACGCGCTGTGCAGGCTGACAGCCGCGGATACGCCCGTCTGGGCACCCTGCCGCCGGGCACGTACACCGTGGCCCTGAATCCTGTCAGTTTGCCTGAGGATTACACCGCAACCACCGAAGCGAAGCGCGCCGAACTGAAAATTGGTGAGCGTCTGCCCGCCTTGGCGCTGGGCGCGGCAATGCCCCCTCGGCAATCTGTGACCACCTACACCGGTGGTACGCTGGCCGTACTGGGCCGTCTGTCGTCCGGTCCAAGCACGCCAGGGGCCAAAGTCGAGCTGACCGTCCAGACACAGGGGGCCCGCACAGTCAATGTCGAGGTACTAGGCCAGACTCTGACCCCCAAGCTGGAGGGCAACCGTGCCTCACTGGAATTCACGGTTCCTGCCGGCACCGTCCCAGGCAGTTACGACGTCAAGGTCACAGCTGTCGGTGACGGCGAAAGCAAGGTGCTCATCCTCAAGCTGCTGGTAATGGCGGGGAAATGATCTGATTAACAAAATCTCTCGTCGGCGTCGCCTAGAGCGACGCCGATGTTTTGCGTCGAGGGGCGGCACCCCGAGTCCAACCGAATCCGGCAGCGCCGGATCACAACCCGTGGGGCAGAGCGTTAATGACCGATGGACATCAGCTGCTGGCATTAACGCCGCACGCTCGTTGACTCTGCCGTATAACTGATTGCGTACTTGCCTTCTCAGTCGCCTTAATTGCGTTATAAGAACAACGGGGCGGTATGCTATGTTAATAACCTCACAAGAGCGATTAACGCTATGGCTGGTGCTGTAGCGCGGAGTTTCTGTAGGAAGCCGACCTTCACCGCCCCTTCAAAACATAGAACGCAACCATATCGAGTGACGACCGTGAGCAGGCCGCCAAGCGAAATAGTCGAAAAGTGAATGGAACGGCGCGCCTGGTCACAGCCGCTGCCAGTCTCAGGAGATACGGGGGAGCCATGCTTACCATGCATCTGCTAGGTCATGTCCATGCCAGTCGCGGAAGGCAGCCCTTGCAACTGTCCAGCAAGTCGGTGGCCTTGCTAAGCTACTTAACGCTGGAGGGCCGGCCCCACCACCGTGAGCATTTGGCCGGGCTTCTGTGGGACACTCCGGACGCCCTGCGAAACTTGCGGGTCGAGCTGGTCCGGCTCAAGGGACGGGGGGTTGACCCCTTTCCGGCGCGCCAGCCGATGCTGACGCTCAGTTGCCCCACCGATCTGGACGGATGGCTCTCAGCCCCCCACCCTGCACAGGAACGAGACCTGATCGGCTGGCTCTCGCACCTGCACGGACCGGCCCTGAGCGGCCTGGAGGATCTGGGAACCCCGGAGTTTCAGGCGTGGGTGGATCAACAGCGCCAGATGATCCACGACCGCATTGAGGAGCGTCTACGCCTGGCCTATTCACGCTATGAACAGCACGGACAGGACGCGTGCGCTGCCCTGGTATGTGCCCGCGCGGATCTGCTGGGGCTGGAACTCGGCACGCCGCATCTGCCGATCGATCACACAGTCCCAGCCTTCAGGTGGCCGGCCCAGGAAGAACTGCTCCGGCAGGTGCTGATTCAGGCCAGAGAATCCTCCCAGCTGGTGCTGTTGCAGGGCCACAGCGAAACCCGGCGTGACCTGCTGCGCCGCCTGGTTGAAGACACCCCCTGGACTGCCGTACAAGTTCAGGTCACGGTCCGGCAATCCCTGTTACTGGCGGCGCTGATACAACATCTGCGGCAGATCATGACCGCCGATCAGCGCGCGCAACTGCCTTCTACACACAGCAGCGATCCTGAATTGGCACTGATCGAACTGGGTCAGTTGATGTCCACGGTGGGTCAGCCACTGCTGGTCGCCCTGCACGAC
The genomic region above belongs to Deinococcus humi and contains:
- a CDS encoding SdrD B-like domain-containing protein, with the translated sequence MSRRLTLLALLLLMPPALPSLSAAAQGSGPSVTAPAPREGTPGGYVTLTFQAQGQGDYEFTVDSPPEWAPVTRTRNVKLNGQTLIPVTFQVPALAPAGESPPLVLRVLQGGTEVARAQTQVRVLPRARVALRSPANLSGTPGQTLSVPLEVTNLGNQPDTIRLTITNADRQPQLDTSEVTLKPGESRTVNATLKLDRVSEGYLYILFFEATSANNPEISARARTNSVFTTVAGRSGTAVQGPRLTFSVRAAVEAGVDWSPGGRSTSIRYSLQPTVGGQLSDYVKGSLGISGLDGSLTRPLPDNPTFGVQLDGGRWTAELEGGRDGFGVRGTLDTGPWKLRSRARYSRLVAGQVYNAGVGASTQVAGGPLDVEVTTTVVRQDGETQRTDTLGVRYGRRLSPNLDLSVGLAGVGFSAAGRYQGDLFVTEELSYVTNIFDVTQTYSGSLSGLHTLGVSGGLSGIQPFGVRAAASLQRQPGGLTWSASGLGLYSGPAGFGASVSGRVQGGTVPTARAQWQATAGITSPSLRLLGAAISGSAQYLIASDDDTPGELAHTVQVNASLSTAALDANALASWSRNPVPAGGSQDKVYLGLTGAYAWKSNTFAALYSFERRSGTVPGTPAGSPQDPSTTQTLGLSWERSWTDRINTRLDFNHAEIWTGSERRRPDQAALTIGIRDVGLPGVNVSTGYRVIAPSGLLAGSLTQGVRVGVSYDLTRVIATPDFLVNTFGGRRGGEVRGVLYRDTNLNGKQDDGEAGLPGVTVRVGNASAVSDAQGRYSVRAPVGSFPLAFPSGLPATVEALDTPNVTVTENGRSEQNVAFAPVGNLEVLVFEDTNRNGSPDPGEQPIPYAGISLSGPAVRAVQADSRGYARLGTLPPGTYTVALNPVSLPEDYTATTEAKRAELKIGERLPALALGAAMPPRQSVTTYTGGTLAVLGRLSSGPSTPGAKVELTVQTQGARTVNVEVLGQTLTPKLEGNRASLEFTVPAGTVPGSYDVKVTAVGDGESKVLILKLLVMAGK